The Hugenholtzia roseola DSM 9546 genomic sequence TAGAAGGCAAGCCTTTTTTTGTGTCGTAATATTGCACTCGAAATTGCGTTTGGATAGTATCCGAAGCAGGATTTGGCGCGGCAAAAGTAATTTTCAGAAAGCCATTGTAGGCAGAAGCAACCCAAATTTCGCCGTTGGGCATTTCGTATAAAGAGCGCACGTCGGCTTCCAAATCATCAGCAAGGCGCGTAAGTTTCCACCTTTGAGCCGCCGAAGTTTCCGCCTTTGCTTCTTTTATTTTATCATACCGCAAAACGCCTTTCCTACCCGAGACATAGAAGTAATCTTTTTTGGGCGAAAGCCATAAGGCATAAGAAGATTTTTCACGTATCAATTCTAAGCGGAAAGAAGTCTGTTTTTTAGCCTCAATCGCTTGATTGTCAATGGATTCTAATAGGAAAAGTCCGCCCGAAGACGCTATCAAAAGCGATTCTGTGTTGCCCTCTTTCAAAACGCGCAAATCCCAACAGGCACGCTTTATATCGCCCAATGGCTCAAAGCGGTTGCCCTCCAAGACAAAAAGACCTGCAAATGTGCCTGCATAAATTTTGCCGCCATAACGCACCACAGAAAGCACCATATCCTTCAAGCCGTCTTGTTCCGACCACTGTTCGAAAGGCGAAAGCAGTTCGGCACGACTAATTCCCTGATTCATGCCAAACCAAATGCCACCAAAATTATCGGGGGCAAGTTTGAACGCCATATTGGTCTGCAAACCGCTGTTTTCATCGATGCGGCGCAGGATATTGCCTTGTGCATCTATCAAAATTGCGCCTCCATTGTGGCTGGTAAGCAAGTAATGAATTTCTGGCTCTTTGGGCGCGATTTGTGGCACAGAAATAGGCTTAAAATCGCTCAAATCATAGCTTTCTAACCACTTTTGCAGTGCCACACTTATCGGAAAAGGCTCTACTTGATGGCTTTTTAAATTATATGTCCAGAAGCCGCCTTTTGCCGTAACGACTAAAATTTGCGTGATTTGTTTGTTGTTTTGTTTTTGAATAGGCAAAAGCGCGATAGCCGCTTGGGAAGCACAAAAATCGCCTTTGGGGAGCAGTTCAAAGCCTTTCGCTTGACTTATTTTGCCCAAACCTTTTTGCAAATGCACGACATAGATTTGGGAATCAATCGCAATGGGTTCATAGAAATAAAAATCTTCTTCTTTCCAGACCTGAATCGCTTGTTTTTCGGGTTGATAGAAAAAAAGGTGGCTATAAGCGTTGAAAATTACGCCGTCTTCTACTACCCTAACCTCAAAAACTTCTTGAAAGTCAAGGTCTTTTTCGGAAAGTAAAGGCGAAAGGGAATGATACTGCATCTTTCCCTGCGCATTGGGGGCAAGAAAGCCAAAATCGCCTGACGCACCTACGTAAATGCGTCCATTTTTATCGCCTTGTAGGGCATTGACAGAAAGTTCTTCGCCGACAGGTATCAAATTCCAACGAACGCCGTCGTATTCTAAAACGCCGTCAAAATTGGCTACATAAATAATTCCGCGCTCGTCTTGTGTAACTTCCCAATTTTGGGCATAAGCCTTGTACTCTTTGGGGGAAAAATTGCGCACAAAGAAACGCCCTTGTGCTGAAACGCTATTCAACACAAGAAAAGAAAAGCAAGTCAGAAAAAAATTAAACCAAATTTTAAAAAAAGTAGGGGTCTTGGAAATATTCATAGGAGCAAAAACCGAAACGCCTGCAAGATAGGCATTTTAGAGAACTTTGCCGTATATTCTACCCACAAGCGGCGATTTATTTTTTGTTTTGTTAGGAAAAAGACAAACGCCTTTTGTAAAACCCTTTCGCGGCTTGCTTCGTTTTTGGTGCTATGTTTGAGGGGAGCAGCATAGTAACGTTAGGTTCTGTAAGAAGACTTGTTCTTTCAAATTAGAAATGAAATTTAGACTCAACCCTATTTTTGGGTCTGAAAACTATTTTTTGTTTCAATCTCAATGCGGACAAGGCATTGCCTTGTCCCTACATTTGCACTTAATTTTGAGGATTTAACACCGCTGGGGAACAGTGTGCCTCTGCCGTTTCTGTTGTTCAGGCTCTGTTGCTCATGCGCTTTGTCATTTTTTCTCTTTTTTTATTTCTCTGCCAAATCTTACCTCAAATTTAAACCCGACTGCCTCCACAAAGATTTGGATTTTGGATAAGAAAAGCCTATCTTTGCCTCCGTAGTCTTTCTCTACCTTTAAACGACTGCCTTTGCCAACGCTTGCACACATATCACGAACGACGCGCTTTTTGATGGCATCTTTTGGCTTTACTGCTTTTAGTCTTATCCTTTCGAGCATTTTTTCGAAAAAGGGTAAGATGAAAGGTTCTTTTGTGCGTTTGTTAGAAATATTGACACAATCATTGATGCAAGTGAGATGGCAGAAAAAGGCAGCCTTTCTTCTATTTTTTGCTTCTTTCTTTTTGCCCTTTGCACCGACAAAGGCAGGCGATGTGCTACTTTTAAGCGATACAACGGAAGTTTATAGCCTTCAACCTTACTTGAAGGGCTGTGCCGATTTAGAAAATAAATTCACGATAGAGGACTTTCAGACCTTAGAAGGCTTGTCGCATTTTCAAATTCTAACCGAAAGCCAACAAGACCAACTCTATCAAGCCCCCACACAGGTCTATTGGCTGCGCTTTACACTCAAAAACAACTTTGCGACGGCAGAAAACTTCCTGCTTCTCATCAAAGATGCCGACCATGCCCAACTCTATTCGCCCGTTGGCGTGCGCTACACCAAACAAGAAGACGGCATTACGCACCCTTATTTGAGCCGCAATCTGACCATAGACCGCTCGGCAGGGTTTGCTCTGATGTTTGCGCCCTATGAAAGCAAGACCTTTTTTGTACGCATAGAAAACAAAACCAGCTTTTCGAAACAAAACAAGAGCATTTTAAAAAATCTCACCCAATTGAGCGTGCAGCACCTGCCACTCGCGCTCGAACTTTCCAAAGAACGACGCTACTATCAGGGCTTTTATTTGGGTGCAATGTTGCTTCTGGCACTTTACAATTTTTCAGTTACGTTTCTTTTCAAAGACCGCCGCTACCTTTATTACACTGGACTGCTGCTTTCGGCTCTTTTTTTCAATTTGGTAATAGAGGAGTATTTGGTGGAATTTTTCTTCCGCCGCAACCCAAGCCTCAATTGGCGTTTGGTAGTGCCTTCGCTCTCGATGCTTTGGTTTTTTTATACGCTCTTTTTCCGCCGCTTTTTAAACATGCGTGAAAATCAGCGCACTTGGGACTACGTTTTTATAGTTTTGGGTCTGATTTCGCTCTTTTGGTTTGTATTGAGTCTTTTTGGGATTCACCATTTGTTTTTGGTGATGGTAACGCTTTTGGTTACGATTGTTATCGCTTTGGTAGCCAATCTCTACTTTGTGTTTCGCCTTCAATATAGCCCTGCGCGTTTTCTTTTGGTGGCAAATGTGGTCTATTTTGCAGGAATTTTGATTTTCATAGCCGCCCAATTAGAATGGGTGGAGCGCACTTATTTCACTGCCCATGCCTCACAGGTGGGCGATTTGCTCTTAGGGCTTATCGTTTCGGTAGGTTTGATAGATAGAATCAATACCCTGCGCAAGGAAGTGGATTCGAAAAATGCAGAAAACCAAAAACTCATTCGCGAACAAAATGAACGTTTGGAATTGGAAGTAGCCGCTCGCACACGCGAAATTTCAGACATCAACCAAGAACTTCGCGCCCAACAAGATGAGGTCTTGAAACAAAGTGAGCAGCTCGAAATCGTCAATTTTGAGCTAAAAGAACAACAAGACGCAATCCAGAAAGCCTATCAAGACATTGCCCACCTTTCCGAAATTGGCAAAGACATTATCGCTTCGCTCGATTTGGGTATCATCATCGATACCGTTTATAGCCACATCAAAGAGATGATGGACGCTTCCGTCTTTGGTATTGCCACTTACGACGCGCAAAAAGATGCGCTCGAATTTTTGCACTTCCTAAAAGATGGGATACGGCAGCCCTATCGCGAAATTCCACTCGATTCAGAACAACTTTCTACTTGGTGCGCCCGCAATAGGCAGGTGATTTTTATCAACGATTTTGAGGTAGAATATGCTTATTTTATGCAGAATAAGACGCAAGGCAAACTCCTGCAAGACCGCAATTCTATCATCTATTATCCACTCGAAAAAGACAACCACTTATTAGGCGTTCTCACCATTCAGAGTACGCGCAAAGATGCCTATACACGCCAAGATTATCGCATCTTACAAACAATGGCTTCTTATATCATCATTGCCCTGACAAATAATGAAGCCTACGAAACGATACAAAGTGCCAAAGAGGAAATTTCGCGCAAAAACCTGCAAATCACCGATAGCCTTCGTTATGCGCGTGATATTCAAGCCATGATTCTGCCCAGCACGCGCCGCCTGACGCGCCTTTTCAACCAATATTTTGTTATCTACAAGCCAAAAGACTACGTTTCGGGCGATTTCTATTGGGCAGAGCAGGTGGAAAATAGAAAATACATTGCCGTTGCCGACTGCACAGGGCATGGCGTACCTGGTGCCTTTATGTCCATGATTGGCTCGATGCAACTGAATCAGTCTGTTATGCGCTACCAAGACCCTGCCGCCATCTTAGAAAGCCTCAATCGCGGCGTAAGACGCGCCCTCAAACAGGAGAGCAACTCGAATAACGACGGCATGGACATCTGTCTTTGTGTGATAGAAGAAAATCCTGATAATCAAGAAGTTATCCTCACTTTTGCAGGAGCAAAGCGTCCGCTTTACTATTTTTCGAAAGGCAATTTGGCGCAAATCAAAGGCACACGCAAAAGCGTAGGCGGCGTAGTTCGCAAGCAAGATGTGGCTTTTGAATATAGCACCCTGAAATTAGAAAAAGGCGATTGTGTCTATCTGACTACCGACGGCTATGTAGACCAAGCCTCACCCAAACATCAAAAAATCGGTACTACTCAATTTTTAAGTTGGCTCGAACAGATAGCCCCACAAGATATCGAAGACCAAGAGGAATTTTTATTAGAAAAATTAGCCCAACATCAATTAGATGCCGAACAGCGCGACGACATTACCCTTATCGGTATCAAATTGTAACCAACCCTATTTAAACAGCCTTAAACATTTTTTATATGCGCGGATTAGCAGGTTTTGTCGCCATCTTGATGATGGCTTTCGCTTTTTATTGGTCTATACGCTCGGTTTCGCCTTCGGGTCTAAAATCGGAAGATAGCATTACCGAATTTTCAGCGATAAGAGCTATGGATTTTGTCAAGAAAATAGCTGCCACGCCTCACCCTGCGGGTTCGGCTGCCCTCGATAGTGTGCGGCTTTTCCTAACGGCTACGGTGAAAAAAATAGGCTACGAACCCACTGTGCAGTCTGCTATCGTCTTTGATTCCTTGCGCAAAGATTTAAGAATAGGTTTTGTCAAAAATATTCTGGTGCGCATCAAAGGCAGGGCAAGCTCGAAAATAGGGCGAAAAGCCATTTTGGTAGTAGCCCATTACGACTCTGCCGAAGGCGCAAACGGTGCGGCAGACGACGGTGCCGCCTGTGGTGCTATCTTGGAAGTCTTGCAAATTTTGAAACAAACCGACCTAACGAACCCTTTGGAAAACGACCTTATTTTTCTCTTTTCCGATGGCGAAGAAACAGGGCTTTTTGGCGCAACTGCCTTTTTAGAACAACACCCTTGGGCAAAAGAAGTGGGCTTGGTCATCAATTTTGAAGCACGCGGCACTTCGGGTGCGTCTATGATGTTTCAAACAAGTCCGAACAACGAATGGCTTATCCGCCAATTTGCTGCCGCCACAAAAGAACACCGTTTTCGCGCCCTGACCTCTTCGGTTGCTGTCGGTATTTATGAACAAATGCCAAACGATACCGATGGCACTATCTTTTTACGGGATAGCCTGCCTTTGCTAAATTTTGCCTTTATTGGCAATGTAGAAAAATACCACACTCCCTTAGATGCGCCTCAAAACCTAAACTTAGGCTCTTTGCAACAACATGGCGACTATCTTTTGGCTCTCATTCGGCACTTCGGCAACCTCGATTTGGCAGAGGCAAAAGGGGGGCGCAGCCTTATTTTTTTTAGCGACCCGCTGGGCGGAATTTTCCACTTTGCCCCCTCGCCACTCTTTTTCCAAATTTGGATAGGTGTAGCGATTGCCTTTGTAGTAGTGGCTGCTACCTCGCTTCGCAGTCTTCGTTGGTGGGCAATTTTGCTAAGTCTTGTCTTGTATCCGCTGCTAATTTTGCTTTTTGGGGTGCTTTTTCATGGACTTTGGCGTTGGATAGTGAAGGTGCATGAACCCAATTTTTCGGTTTTTCCCTACGAACTAACCTATTTTGATACGCTCTACTTTACTGCCTTTGTTCTCTTGGCTTTTGGTCTGATACTCATT encodes the following:
- a CDS encoding 7TM diverse intracellular signaling domain-containing protein, translated to MKGSFVRLLEILTQSLMQVRWQKKAAFLLFFASFFLPFAPTKAGDVLLLSDTTEVYSLQPYLKGCADLENKFTIEDFQTLEGLSHFQILTESQQDQLYQAPTQVYWLRFTLKNNFATAENFLLLIKDADHAQLYSPVGVRYTKQEDGITHPYLSRNLTIDRSAGFALMFAPYESKTFFVRIENKTSFSKQNKSILKNLTQLSVQHLPLALELSKERRYYQGFYLGAMLLLALYNFSVTFLFKDRRYLYYTGLLLSALFFNLVIEEYLVEFFFRRNPSLNWRLVVPSLSMLWFFYTLFFRRFLNMRENQRTWDYVFIVLGLISLFWFVLSLFGIHHLFLVMVTLLVTIVIALVANLYFVFRLQYSPARFLLVANVVYFAGILIFIAAQLEWVERTYFTAHASQVGDLLLGLIVSVGLIDRINTLRKEVDSKNAENQKLIREQNERLELEVAARTREISDINQELRAQQDEVLKQSEQLEIVNFELKEQQDAIQKAYQDIAHLSEIGKDIIASLDLGIIIDTVYSHIKEMMDASVFGIATYDAQKDALEFLHFLKDGIRQPYREIPLDSEQLSTWCARNRQVIFINDFEVEYAYFMQNKTQGKLLQDRNSIIYYPLEKDNHLLGVLTIQSTRKDAYTRQDYRILQTMASYIIIALTNNEAYETIQSAKEEISRKNLQITDSLRYARDIQAMILPSTRRLTRLFNQYFVIYKPKDYVSGDFYWAEQVENRKYIAVADCTGHGVPGAFMSMIGSMQLNQSVMRYQDPAAILESLNRGVRRALKQESNSNNDGMDICLCVIEENPDNQEVILTFAGAKRPLYYFSKGNLAQIKGTRKSVGGVVRKQDVAFEYSTLKLEKGDCVYLTTDGYVDQASPKHQKIGTTQFLSWLEQIAPQDIEDQEEFLLEKLAQHQLDAEQRDDITLIGIKL
- a CDS encoding M28 family peptidase — protein: MRGLAGFVAILMMAFAFYWSIRSVSPSGLKSEDSITEFSAIRAMDFVKKIAATPHPAGSAALDSVRLFLTATVKKIGYEPTVQSAIVFDSLRKDLRIGFVKNILVRIKGRASSKIGRKAILVVAHYDSAEGANGAADDGAACGAILEVLQILKQTDLTNPLENDLIFLFSDGEETGLFGATAFLEQHPWAKEVGLVINFEARGTSGASMMFQTSPNNEWLIRQFAAATKEHRFRALTSSVAVGIYEQMPNDTDGTIFLRDSLPLLNFAFIGNVEKYHTPLDAPQNLNLGSLQQHGDYLLALIRHFGNLDLAEAKGGRSLIFFSDPLGGIFHFAPSPLFFQIWIGVAIAFVVVAATSLRSLRWWAILLSLVLYPLLILLFGVLFHGLWRWIVKVHEPNFSVFPYELTYFDTLYFTAFVLLAFGLILILYALLRGDTSEKRINLLEVFTGTLFWWILGAYFVLSSNEKLLVQSSYLVSIPLGIGFLSWLYLLLRGKKAKYHLLDVLILGAGASLVVYIWWFPIQMFPQALPSLTLAEGVALQGRTVSVMLILLISGLLLPLYEIFSHTWRWVLGLLGMMSGILLLMWCSLQVGFQPHQPRPNSLFFVSDLVENRSFWGTETKILDEYLTPYFNSTQQKDTTLYFYEKKYANRFTLNPLDTCFTLPAPEIELIERKGDLWKLKIVSQRKGHFIRLSTTDSLWVYPQQPLHSEKDSLKEKQATSKPLKGYAHLNLFALPDSGAVFYAQSQKDTLIFSLIEAKRDFAELDSLAPAKRGKNFMRGISFFSDAVWLKNQYTLMKPKEK